The Sulfurihydrogenibium sp. YO3AOP1 genome has a window encoding:
- a CDS encoding aspartate kinase, which translates to MPLIVQKYGGTSVGNIERIKNVAKKIKKAVDAGNKVVVVSSAMSGETDRLLGLTRELSSRPDPREQDMVVSTGEQVAIGLVAIALKELGIDAVSLTGWQVPIITDDVHTKARIKKIDTHRIRKHLDEGKVVIVAGFQGVTEGGDITTLGRGGSDTSAVALAAALKADVCEIYTDVPGVFTADPRIVENARKIPVISYEEMMEMASLGSKVMQIRSVEFGAKYGVKIHVRSSFNDEEGTWIVEENEEMEKMIVRGISHELKESRITVVRVPDKPGVAAKLFKALGDRNIVVDMIVQNVSHKGFTDISFTVNKTDADVAEEIAKEVAQEIGAEEVERNDKIAKVSIVGLGMKTHAGTAAKMFEVLSREGINIYAISTSEIKISVLIDEKYAELAVRSLHEAFIENMEGDIQYE; encoded by the coding sequence TTGCCTTTAATAGTTCAAAAGTATGGCGGAACATCTGTTGGGAATATAGAAAGAATTAAAAATGTTGCAAAAAAAATAAAAAAGGCAGTAGATGCCGGGAATAAAGTCGTAGTTGTCTCTTCTGCTATGAGTGGAGAGACAGATAGACTGCTTGGTTTAACAAGAGAGTTATCATCAAGACCTGACCCAAGAGAACAAGACATGGTAGTCTCCACAGGTGAGCAGGTAGCAATAGGATTGGTAGCTATTGCATTAAAAGAGCTTGGAATAGATGCTGTTAGTTTAACAGGTTGGCAAGTTCCGATAATTACCGATGATGTACATACAAAGGCGAGAATTAAAAAAATAGATACACATAGAATAAGAAAACATTTAGATGAGGGAAAGGTTGTTATAGTTGCAGGATTTCAAGGTGTTACAGAAGGGGGAGACATTACAACTCTTGGTAGAGGTGGTTCTGATACTTCTGCCGTTGCTTTAGCTGCAGCTTTAAAAGCTGATGTATGTGAAATTTATACAGATGTACCGGGTGTTTTTACAGCAGACCCAAGAATTGTTGAAAATGCAAGAAAAATACCGGTTATATCATATGAAGAGATGATGGAGATGGCTTCTCTTGGTTCAAAAGTTATGCAAATTAGGTCTGTAGAATTTGGGGCAAAGTATGGTGTTAAAATACATGTAAGGTCATCTTTTAACGACGAAGAAGGAACTTGGATAGTGGAGGAGAATGAAGAAATGGAAAAAATGATTGTTAGAGGAATTTCTCACGAATTAAAAGAATCAAGAATTACTGTAGTAAGAGTCCCCGACAAGCCAGGCGTTGCAGCTAAGTTATTCAAAGCCCTTGGAGATAGAAACATTGTTGTTGATATGATAGTTCAAAACGTTTCACACAAAGGTTTTACTGATATATCATTTACAGTAAACAAAACAGATGCGGATGTAGCAGAAGAAATAGCAAAAGAAGTAGCACAAGAAATAGGAGCTGAAGAAGTTGAAAGAAATGATAAAATTGCAAAAGTTTCTATCGTTGGTCTTGGAATGAAAACCCATGCAGGAACAGCAGCAAAAATGTTTGAAGTTTTATCTAGAGAAGGTATAAATATATATGCAATCTCAACATCAGAGATAAAAATATCAGTTTTAATAGATGAAAAGTATGCAGAGCTTGCAGTAAGGTCTTTACATGAAGCATTTATAGAAAACATGGAAGGTGATATTCAATATGAGTAA